A stretch of the Gossypium hirsutum isolate 1008001.06 chromosome D07, Gossypium_hirsutum_v2.1, whole genome shotgun sequence genome encodes the following:
- the LOC107954008 gene encoding LOW QUALITY PROTEIN: FRIGIDA-like protein 3 (The sequence of the model RefSeq protein was modified relative to this genomic sequence to represent the inferred CDS: inserted 1 base in 1 codon): MEDSQSVATLIGSTASKIQQLQKAFAELESQRALTLNLRWKELEEHFSGLEKSLKRRFHELEDQXKEFETKTRKAREMLQKREAAVVAKEQSSLVRLQEKRDAAVFSITNALEKHRKLSSGQPADNGDNGELSVEEKQPEDIKSSFENGNLEVKSYPQLVKLCEEMDSEGLQKFISDNRKNLAALKEEIPWALKAAASPARLVLESLEGFYPSEVDGKKDANLLGLRRTCIMLMECLSVLLSNLDMVSVLALISEDIKEQAKLIAEEWKPKLDALDMDASNGNSLEAHAFLQLIDTFGIASGFNEEELSRLIPMVSRRRQAADLCRSLGLSEKMPGVIEVLVKNGRQIDAVNLAFAFELTEQFSPVPLLKSYLKEARKASSPVKPGNASPTAQTEVSERELTALKAVIKCIEEHNLEEQYPVDPLQKRVLLLEKAKADKKRATEVAKPQPKRPRANGAGYGPRVTNVAADKTFYPRVTDRYMQYVYDRPYVYPGPADNHSHSLLASATYNFSPSHGNYFGNGYQYQTPYLH, encoded by the exons ATGGAAGATTCACAGTCAGTTGCAACACTCATAGGCTCGACAGCCTCCAAGATACAGCAGCTTCAAAAAGCATTTGCTGAACTTGAAAGTCAGCGTGCTCTAACACTTAATCTAAGATGGAAAGAACTTGAGGAACATTTCAGTGGTCTTGAGAAGTCCTTGAAGAGACGCTTCCATGAGTTGGAAGACC GAAAGGAATTCGAGACAAAAACAAGGAAAGCTCGAGAAATGCTACAGAAGCGTGAAGCAGCTGTTGTAGCTAAAGAACAATCCTCATTGGTGAGGTTACAAGAAAAGAGAGATGCTGCTGTTTTTTCCATTACTAATGCTTTAGAGAAGCACAGGAAATTATCATCTGGGCAGCCTGCTGATAATGGAGATAATGGTGAACTCTCAGTTGAGGAGAAACAACCTGAGGATATCAAAAGTTCTTTTGAGAATGGAAATCTCGAGGTGAAATCTTATCCTCAATTGGTAAAACTATGTGAAGAAATGGACTCTGAAGGACTACAGAAGTTTATTTCAGATAATCGTAAGAACCTTGCTGCTCTGAAAGAGGAAATTCCTTGGGCGTTGAAAGCTGCAGCAAGTCCAGCTCGCTTGGTCCTGGAATCGTTGGAAGGATTTTACCCTTCAGAAGTTGATGGAAAGAAAGATGCAAACCTATTGGGGCTTAGGCGAACTTGTATTATGTTGATGGAATGTCTTAGTGTCTTGCTTTCTAATCTGGATATGGTTTCTGTTTTGGCTTTGATCTCTGAAGATATTAAGGAACAAGCAAAGCTAATTGCTGAGGAATGGAAACCAAAGCTGGATGCTCTTGACATGGATGCTAGTAACGGTAACTCATTGGAAGCTCATGCTTTTCTGCAACTTATCGATACATTTGGTATTGCTTCTGGTTTCAACGAAGAAGAACTTTCAAGGCTGATACCAATGGTCTCTCGTCGGCGACAAGCAGCTGATCTCTGCCGTTCCCTTGGTTTATCTGAGAAAATGCCAG GTGTAATTGAAGTTCTGGTGAAAAATGGAAGGCAGATTGATGCAGTTAACCTGGCTTTTGCATTCGAGCTAACAGAGCAGTTTTCACCTGTGCCATTACTGAAATCCTACTTGAAGGAGGCTAGAAAAGCTTCTTCACCTGTAAAGCCTGGAAATGCCTCTCCCACTGCCCAG ACTGAAGTTAGTGAACGGGAATTGACTGCTCTTAAGGCTGTGATTAAGTGCATTGAAGAACATAATCTGGAGGAGCAATACCCTGTCGATCCACTTCAGAAACGAGTTCTCCTGTTAGAGAAAGCAAAAGCAGACAAGAAAAGGGCAACTGAAGTTGCAAAGCCTCAACCCAAGAGGCCTCGTGCTAATGGTGCCGGATATGGTCCTCGAGTCACTAACGTAGCTGCTGACAAAACATTCTATCCCAGAGTCACTGACAGGTACATGCAGTACGTGTATGACAGACCCTATGTTTACCCCGGACCTGCTGACAACCACAGCCACTCTCTTCTTGCTTCTGCTACCTACAACTTCTCTCCTAGTCATGGGAACTACTTTGGAAACGGGTACCAGTATCAGACTCCGTATCTTCACTAA
- the LOC107954007 gene encoding photosystem I reaction center subunit XI, chloroplastic codes for MPTTSSPLASRLKSSSTSSLSRKLVVLKGISGAPFRFSPGKTRTPCFTVKAVQSDKPTFQVIQPINGDPFIGSLETPITSSPLIAWYLSNLPAYRTAVNPLLRGIEVGLAHGFLLVGPFVKAGPLRNTAVAGQAGSLAAAGLVIILSICLTMYGVASFNEGEPSTAPSLTLTGRKKEPDQLQTAEGWAKFSGGFFFGGISGVIWAYFLLYVLDLPYYFK; via the exons ATGCCTACCACTTCTTCTCCATTGGCAAGTCGGCTGAAGAGCAGTTCTACATCTTCTCTTTCAAGAAAACTGGTTGTCCTCAAGGGAATTTCCGGAGCCCCATTTAGATTCTCACCCGGCAAGACCCGAACTCCCTGTTTCACTGTCAAAGCTGTTCAATCAGACAAG CCAACATTTCAAGTAATTCAACCCATTAATGGTGACCCATTCATTGGAAGTCTAGAGACACCAATCACATCAAGTCCTTTAATTGCTTGGTACTTATCCAACCTTCCAGCTTATAGAACAGCAGTGAACCCACTTCTAAGAGGCATAGAAGTCGGTTTAGCCCATGGTTTCCTCTTAGTAGGTCCATTTGTCAAAGCTGGTCCTTTAAGGAACACAGCTGTTGCAGGTCAAGCTGGTTCATTAGCAGCTGCTGGTTTAGTTATAATCCTAAGCATTTGCTTAACCATGTATGGTGTTGCATCATTCAATGAAGGTGAACCTTCCACAGCTCCAAGCTTAACCTTGACTGGGAGAAAGAAGGAGCCTGACCAGTTACAAACAGCTGAAGGATGGGCTAAGTTTAGCGGAGGTTTCTTTTTTGGTGGAATCTCTGGTGTTATTTGggcttattttcttctttatgtACTTGACCTTCCTTATTACTTTAAATAA